One Luoshenia tenuis genomic region harbors:
- a CDS encoding QueT transporter family protein gives MQKKSVRYLVQAALIAALYAALTLALQPISFSATGQVRVSEALTVLPFFTPAAVPGLFVGCLLANLIGGYGILDIVFGSLATLLAALAARKLRRWPFLVPLPSVLFNAAIVGPMLSYVTGFPMLPTVGYVGLGQLAACYVLGLPLLYLLRRYDKILFRMDP, from the coding sequence ATGCAGAAAAAATCCGTACGCTATCTCGTCCAGGCAGCGCTGATCGCCGCGCTGTACGCCGCGCTTACCCTTGCGCTGCAGCCCATCAGCTTTTCAGCCACCGGCCAGGTGCGCGTTTCCGAGGCGCTGACCGTGCTGCCCTTTTTCACCCCGGCCGCCGTGCCCGGGTTATTCGTAGGCTGCCTGCTGGCCAACCTGATCGGCGGCTACGGCATCCTGGATATCGTCTTTGGCTCGCTGGCCACGCTGTTGGCTGCACTGGCGGCGCGCAAGCTGCGCCGCTGGCCTTTTCTCGTGCCGCTGCCCTCGGTGCTGTTTAACGCGGCCATCGTCGGGCCCATGCTCAGCTATGTTACGGGCTTCCCCATGCTGCCCACCGTGGGCTATGTAGGGTTGGGGCAGCTGGCAGCCTGCTATGTGCTGGGCCTGCCGCTGCTATACCTGCTGCGCCGGTATGACAAGATCCTTTTCCGCATGGACCCATAG
- a CDS encoding MBL fold metallo-hydrolase, producing MDANHYQVFGIGEKSWRIDEDWTRFFLFEGSERALLVDTGFGQGDIRALVEGLTERPVMVVNTHADWDHCGGNAAFACAYMHPSDFEHYHQSDAGRGRQALPLWEGDVIDLGGRCFEVILIPGHTPGSIALLDAQERILLSGDSVQAGSIHLFGRWRDMDAYQASLEKLIGLQARFDTIYPSHGPATVGKELLPRLLEGARRAQAGQIKGVPSPDRPADIYDIGEAEFLYR from the coding sequence ATGGACGCGAACCATTATCAGGTTTTTGGGATTGGCGAAAAGAGTTGGCGGATCGACGAGGATTGGACGCGATTTTTCCTGTTCGAGGGCAGCGAAAGGGCGCTGCTGGTAGATACCGGCTTTGGCCAGGGGGATATTCGCGCCCTGGTGGAAGGGCTGACAGAACGGCCGGTGATGGTGGTCAACACCCATGCGGACTGGGATCATTGCGGGGGCAACGCGGCCTTTGCCTGCGCCTACATGCATCCGTCGGACTTCGAGCATTATCACCAATCCGATGCGGGCAGAGGCCGGCAGGCCCTGCCATTGTGGGAAGGGGACGTGATCGACCTTGGTGGCCGCTGTTTTGAGGTGATCCTGATCCCGGGGCATACGCCGGGCAGCATCGCGCTGCTGGATGCTCAGGAGCGGATCCTGCTCTCGGGCGACAGTGTGCAGGCCGGCTCGATCCACCTGTTCGGGCGCTGGCGGGATATGGACGCCTACCAGGCCAGCCTGGAAAAGCTGATCGGCCTGCAGGCGCGGTTTGACACCATCTATCCCTCCCACGGGCCGGCGACGGTGGGGAAAGAATTGCTGCCCCGGCTGCTGGAAGGGGCGCGCAGGGCGCAGGCGGGGCAGATCAAAGGCGTCCCCTCGCCGGACCGGCCGGCGGATATTTACGATATCGGCGAGGCGGAGTTTTTATACCGTTAA
- a CDS encoding helix-turn-helix domain-containing protein, which yields MYRRIRELREDRDLDQKQVAQMLGMSQTGYSKYETGENDIPTQILLKLADFYDTTVDYLLGRSQKPKP from the coding sequence TTGTATAGACGTATCCGAGAGCTGCGGGAGGATCGGGATCTGGACCAGAAGCAGGTTGCACAAATGCTTGGCATGTCCCAGACAGGCTATTCCAAATATGAAACCGGTGAAAATGACATACCCACGCAGATACTACTCAAGCTGGCAGATTTTTATGATACAACGGTAGATTATCTTTTGGGGCGGAGTCAAAAACCCAAGCCATAA
- a CDS encoding ABC transporter ATP-binding protein — protein sequence MQGFKEKDFDEKIGFSIWRRLLKFALPYRRDLIAIIVAMVFTAAADIALPLLTKYAIDTYIASNSLQGLPGFMAVYAVIFGIQGALVAFFVRKASKVEMYVSYDIRKEGFKRLQQLSFSFYDHTPVGYMMARMTSDVNRLSETIGWSLTDVAWSICFVLGVAGAMLAMNWRLALLVLVVLPPLAVVSLYFQKKILHYHRIIRRTNSRITGAFNEGISGAKTSKTLVREQANLEEFQVLTEEMYRSSVKSATFSAIYMPIVMVLGSIGTALALWQGGNIALLTGFGTLAAFLSYTTQFFDPVQQLARIFAELQSAQAAAERVMNLVETQPEITDSQGVEAIYGDVFAPKRENWEPIKGRVTFQHTGFAYQSGERVLEDFNLDVRPGERIALVGETGAGKSTIVNLLCRFYEPTEGKILIDGKDYRARSQLWLQSNLGYVLQSPHLFSGTIADNIRYGNRSASLEQVRRAARLVHADGFIEALEKGYDTQVGEGGNLLSTGQKQLISFARAILPDPQLFVLDEATSSIDTETEALIQQAIYNVLENRTSFIVAHRLSTIRSADRILVIDGGRIVEQGSHRELMGQKGHYYELYTRQFMQERQDDLLGGREGAG from the coding sequence ATGCAAGGGTTTAAAGAAAAAGATTTTGACGAGAAGATCGGCTTTTCCATCTGGCGCAGGCTGCTCAAGTTCGCCCTGCCCTACCGGCGGGACCTGATCGCCATCATTGTGGCCATGGTGTTTACCGCGGCGGCGGATATTGCCCTGCCGCTATTGACCAAGTACGCCATCGATACCTATATCGCAAGCAATTCCCTGCAGGGGCTGCCCGGGTTTATGGCGGTGTATGCGGTGATCTTCGGCATCCAGGGGGCGCTGGTGGCGTTTTTTGTGCGCAAGGCCAGCAAGGTGGAGATGTACGTCAGCTACGATATCCGCAAAGAGGGGTTTAAGCGATTGCAGCAGCTCTCCTTCTCCTTTTACGACCATACGCCGGTGGGATATATGATGGCCCGGATGACCAGCGACGTCAACCGCTTGAGCGAGACCATCGGCTGGAGCTTAACGGATGTGGCCTGGTCCATCTGCTTTGTGCTGGGCGTGGCGGGGGCCATGCTGGCCATGAACTGGCGCCTGGCGCTGCTGGTATTGGTGGTGCTGCCGCCGCTGGCGGTGGTCAGCCTGTATTTCCAGAAAAAGATTCTGCACTATCACCGCATCATCCGCCGCACCAACAGCCGGATCACCGGGGCGTTTAACGAGGGGATCAGCGGGGCCAAGACCTCTAAGACCCTGGTGCGGGAGCAGGCCAACCTGGAGGAGTTTCAGGTGCTGACGGAGGAGATGTACCGTTCCTCGGTCAAAAGCGCCACGTTTTCGGCCATCTACATGCCCATCGTCATGGTGCTGGGCTCCATCGGCACGGCGCTGGCCTTGTGGCAGGGCGGCAATATCGCGCTGCTGACCGGGTTCGGCACGCTGGCGGCCTTTTTGAGCTATACCACTCAGTTTTTCGATCCCGTCCAGCAGCTGGCCCGCATCTTTGCCGAGCTGCAAAGCGCGCAGGCCGCGGCCGAGCGGGTGATGAACCTGGTGGAGACTCAGCCGGAGATCACCGACAGCCAGGGCGTGGAGGCCATCTACGGGGATGTGTTCGCCCCCAAGCGGGAGAACTGGGAGCCCATCAAGGGCCGCGTGACCTTCCAGCACACCGGCTTTGCCTATCAAAGCGGCGAGCGGGTGCTGGAGGATTTTAACCTGGATGTGCGCCCGGGCGAGCGCATTGCCCTGGTGGGGGAAACGGGGGCGGGCAAGTCCACCATCGTCAACCTGCTATGCCGGTTCTATGAGCCTACGGAGGGCAAGATCCTGATCGACGGGAAGGACTACAGGGCCCGCTCGCAGCTTTGGCTGCAATCAAACCTTGGATACGTGCTGCAATCCCCCCACCTGTTCAGCGGGACCATTGCGGACAATATCCGCTACGGCAACCGCTCGGCTTCCCTGGAACAGGTCAGGCGTGCGGCGCGGCTGGTGCACGCGGATGGATTTATCGAGGCGCTGGAGAAGGGCTACGATACCCAGGTGGGCGAAGGGGGCAATCTGCTTTCCACCGGGCAAAAACAGCTGATCTCCTTTGCCCGGGCTATCCTGCCCGATCCGCAGCTGTTCGTGCTGGATGAGGCCACTTCCTCCATCGATACCGAGACCGAGGCGTTGATTCAGCAGGCCATCTACAACGTGCTGGAGAACCGCACCAGCTTTATCGTGGCGCACCGGCTTTCCACCATCCGCTCGGCAGACCGGATACTGGTGATCGACGGGGGAAGGATCGTCGAACAGGGCAGCCATCGGGAGCTGATGGGACAAAAGGGGCATTATTACGAGCTTTACACCCGCCAGTTCATGCAGGAGCGCCAGGACGACCTGCTGGGCGGCCGGGAGGGGGCGGGCTAA
- a CDS encoding ABC transporter ATP-binding protein, with the protein MKQARKSSFRRNFGDLRGMLALTRGNRLQYLWAIISVGVASLMGYAMPLIVRVTVDSVIDTQPFDLPQTLVNWIEMAGGREAWRQNLWVSAVILVAMALIGGLFTYFRGRYTAKASEGIAQRLRDRLYGHLQTLSYDYHVKAETGDLIQRCTSDVETIRRFLAVQVIELVRGVFMVGIAVAILLPISPKLTGISLIMVPPMFLFSLIYFVKVQQRFRRADEAEGEMSTVLQENLTGMRVVRAFGQQAYEVEKFDRYNRTNRDLYYKLMKLMGFYWGFSDYMGFLQIGISLTAGVAMTVSGEITLGSMLVFTSYSSMMLWPVRQLGRILADMGKAMVSFERLQQILTQPSEPDDGVQDEQAVRGDIVFDHVWFGYEKDKPVLRDVSFTAKVGETIAILGATGSGKSSLVHLLQRLYDYDKGEITLGGRPIRQLNRKWLRRRVGIVLQEPFLFSKTIRENIGITKRGAGEDEIIEAARIAAVHEVITSFDQGYETPVGERGVTLSGGQKQRVAIARMLMQNAPILIFDDSLSAVDTQTDATIRAALQKRRRGVTTFIISHRINTLSEADQILVLEEGRIVQRGTHETLLGEEGLYRRIWALQEGAAQEA; encoded by the coding sequence ATGAAACAAGCCCGAAAGAGCAGCTTTCGCCGGAACTTTGGCGATTTAAGAGGCATGCTGGCCCTGACCCGCGGCAACCGCCTGCAATACCTGTGGGCGATCATCAGCGTGGGCGTAGCCAGTCTGATGGGGTATGCCATGCCGCTGATCGTACGGGTCACGGTGGACAGCGTGATCGACACCCAGCCCTTTGACCTGCCGCAAACCTTGGTGAACTGGATCGAAATGGCCGGCGGGCGGGAGGCCTGGCGGCAGAACCTGTGGGTCAGCGCGGTCATACTGGTGGCCATGGCGCTGATCGGCGGGCTATTTACCTATTTCCGCGGCCGGTACACGGCCAAAGCGTCGGAAGGGATCGCCCAGCGCCTGCGGGACCGGCTTTACGGCCACCTGCAGACCCTCTCTTACGATTATCACGTCAAGGCCGAGACGGGAGACCTGATCCAGCGGTGCACCTCGGATGTGGAGACCATACGCCGCTTTTTGGCGGTGCAGGTGATCGAGCTGGTGCGGGGCGTATTTATGGTGGGCATCGCCGTGGCGATCCTGCTGCCGATCAGCCCCAAGCTGACGGGGATATCCCTTATCATGGTGCCGCCTATGTTCCTGTTCTCGCTGATCTATTTTGTAAAGGTGCAGCAGCGCTTTCGCCGGGCGGACGAGGCCGAGGGCGAGATGAGCACCGTGCTCCAGGAGAATCTGACGGGGATGCGGGTGGTGCGCGCCTTTGGCCAGCAGGCCTACGAGGTGGAAAAGTTTGACCGGTACAACCGCACCAACCGGGATCTATATTATAAACTGATGAAGCTGATGGGCTTTTACTGGGGCTTTAGCGACTACATGGGGTTTTTGCAGATCGGCATCTCGTTGACCGCGGGGGTCGCCATGACCGTCAGCGGCGAGATCACCCTGGGGTCGATGCTGGTGTTTACCTCTTATTCCAGCATGATGCTCTGGCCGGTGCGCCAGCTGGGGCGCATCCTGGCGGATATGGGCAAGGCCATGGTCTCCTTTGAGCGGCTACAGCAGATATTGACCCAGCCTTCCGAGCCGGACGACGGGGTGCAGGACGAGCAGGCCGTGCGGGGCGACATCGTATTTGACCACGTGTGGTTCGGCTATGAAAAGGATAAGCCGGTGCTGCGGGATGTATCCTTTACCGCTAAGGTGGGGGAGACCATTGCCATATTGGGCGCCACCGGTTCGGGCAAAAGCTCGCTGGTGCACCTTTTGCAGCGCCTGTACGATTACGATAAGGGCGAGATCACCCTGGGTGGGCGCCCGATCCGGCAGCTGAATCGCAAGTGGCTGCGCCGCCGGGTGGGCATCGTCCTGCAGGAGCCCTTCCTCTTCTCCAAGACCATACGGGAGAATATCGGCATTACCAAGCGGGGCGCGGGAGAGGACGAGATCATCGAGGCGGCGCGCATCGCCGCGGTGCACGAAGTGATCACCTCCTTTGACCAGGGGTATGAGACGCCGGTGGGCGAGCGCGGGGTCACCCTCTCGGGCGGACAGAAGCAGCGGGTGGCCATCGCCCGGATGCTGATGCAAAATGCGCCCATCCTGATCTTTGACGATTCGCTCAGCGCGGTTGACACCCAGACGGACGCCACCATACGCGCCGCACTGCAAAAACGGCGCAGGGGCGTCACGACCTTTATCATCTCCCACCGGATCAACACCCTCTCGGAGGCGGACCAGATTTTGGTGTTGGAGGAGGGGCGCATCGTCCAGCGGGGTACGCACGAAACGCTGTTGGGAGAAGAAGGGCTGTACCGGCGCATCTGGGCGCTACAAGAGGGCGCCGCGCAGGAGGCGTAA
- the larA gene encoding nickel-dependent lactate racemase codes for MEIRIPYGKETIGAQLPQENLMGVYHPAKYTGNRDEGDKIDTALDCPLMGPDLKTLAAGKQHIVIITSDHTRPLPSRLTMPRILKRLREGNPQAKITILVATGCHRAMTEEEKSARFGPEIARNERFVMHNAFDEEQMVALGNLPSGGELKVNCVAAQADLLIAEGFIEPHFFAGFSGGRKAVLPGIASAQSVRYNHNAAFIDSPLARAGVLEGNPIHRDMLWAAKACKLQFILNVVLDADKKVIHAVAGEPERAHFSGCTFAARHAMLPKFRADIVISSNGGYPLDQNAYQAVKGMTTAAQCCKDGGVVILAAQCSDGHGGQAFYEALRDADSPEELLARIRQVPAEQTPPDQWQYQILCKILTRCQVVLVSDLPRKMVEDMKLCWQPDLQAAVDYALETMGAGAQIAVVPDGVSAIAL; via the coding sequence ATGGAGATCCGCATCCCTTATGGCAAGGAGACCATCGGCGCGCAGCTGCCGCAGGAAAATCTGATGGGGGTATATCACCCTGCAAAATATACGGGCAACCGGGATGAGGGCGACAAAATCGACACGGCGCTGGACTGCCCGCTGATGGGGCCGGATTTAAAGACGCTGGCCGCGGGGAAGCAGCATATCGTGATCATCACCTCCGACCATACCCGGCCCTTGCCCAGCCGCCTGACCATGCCGCGTATTTTAAAGCGGCTGCGGGAGGGGAACCCGCAGGCCAAAATCACCATACTGGTGGCCACCGGGTGCCACCGCGCGATGACCGAGGAGGAAAAAAGCGCGCGCTTTGGCCCGGAGATCGCCCGGAACGAACGGTTTGTGATGCATAACGCCTTTGATGAGGAACAGATGGTTGCCCTGGGCAACCTGCCCTCGGGCGGGGAACTTAAGGTAAACTGCGTGGCCGCGCAGGCGGACCTTTTGATCGCCGAGGGGTTTATTGAGCCGCACTTTTTCGCCGGCTTTTCCGGCGGGCGCAAGGCGGTGCTGCCCGGCATCGCCAGCGCGCAGAGCGTGCGCTACAACCACAACGCCGCCTTTATCGACAGCCCCCTGGCGCGGGCCGGGGTGCTGGAGGGCAACCCCATCCACCGGGATATGCTGTGGGCGGCCAAGGCGTGCAAACTGCAGTTTATCTTAAATGTGGTATTGGATGCGGATAAAAAGGTGATCCACGCGGTGGCGGGCGAGCCCGAACGGGCACATTTTTCCGGCTGTACCTTTGCGGCCCGGCATGCGATGCTGCCAAAGTTCCGCGCGGACATCGTGATCTCCTCCAACGGCGGGTATCCGCTGGACCAGAATGCCTACCAGGCGGTCAAGGGGATGACCACGGCCGCCCAGTGCTGCAAGGATGGCGGGGTGGTGATCCTGGCGGCCCAATGCAGCGACGGGCACGGCGGGCAGGCCTTTTACGAGGCGCTGCGGGATGCGGATAGCCCGGAAGAGCTGCTGGCCCGCATCCGCCAGGTGCCGGCGGAGCAAACGCCGCCCGACCAGTGGCAGTACCAGATCCTGTGCAAGATATTGACCCGCTGTCAGGTGGTACTGGTCAGCGACCTGCCCCGAAAGATGGTGGAGGATATGAAGCTTTGCTGGCAGCCAGACCTGCAGGCGGCTGTGGATTACGCCCTTGAAACCATGGGGGCCGGCGCACAGATCGCCGTGGTGCCCGACGGGGTATCGGCCATCGCCCTATAG
- a CDS encoding carboxylesterase/lipase family protein encodes MIVETTYGRIEGIREGRFEAYKNIPFAAPPVGPLRFKPPQPPQKWDGVRDCTRFGPRAMQNPAHPDNAGAQMSEADCLNLNVWTPKADGGRRPVVVHIHGGGLCFGWNSEDCFDGQHFVQEREVVLVAIQYRLGILGYLYLGELLGEEYAQSANCGLLDQLAALRWIRENIARFGGDPENVTIMGESAGGRSVGGLLALPAAQGLFHKAILQSGAIQSIRDRHTASVLARKTLKEGFGLESKDARQLLTLPAEAIIAGQARLEGGLYLPHTFGPVIDGINLKEPPQETIARGALKDIPVLIGCNRDELRTPVQPDDFTPAFIDHCLANFGLNRPHVEAEYLKRLESMDGPDAMADIMTTYVYGNHTLALAALLAKGGSPVWLYRWDHDQNNVPLAAHFTEMPYIFDFDEKEYHKGFPDTAQNHALAKRMNAIWNNFILNGTPQTCGMPDWPAYRQAGPGVRMHLCAQPYGEAFDLARDFDREMPYQVIRL; translated from the coding sequence ATGATCGTTGAAACGACATACGGCCGGATAGAGGGGATACGCGAGGGGCGCTTTGAAGCCTATAAAAACATACCCTTTGCCGCGCCGCCGGTGGGGCCGCTGCGCTTTAAGCCGCCCCAGCCGCCACAAAAGTGGGACGGCGTGCGGGATTGCACCCGATTTGGCCCGCGGGCCATGCAAAATCCGGCGCATCCGGATAACGCCGGCGCGCAGATGAGCGAGGCGGACTGCCTGAACTTAAACGTTTGGACGCCTAAAGCTGATGGCGGCAGGCGCCCGGTGGTGGTGCACATCCATGGCGGCGGGCTTTGCTTTGGATGGAACAGCGAGGATTGTTTTGACGGGCAGCACTTCGTACAGGAGCGTGAGGTGGTGCTGGTGGCCATCCAGTACCGGCTGGGCATTTTGGGCTATCTGTACCTGGGCGAGTTGCTGGGGGAGGAGTATGCCCAGTCCGCCAACTGCGGACTGCTGGATCAGCTGGCCGCGCTGCGATGGATCCGCGAGAATATCGCCCGCTTTGGCGGTGATCCGGAAAACGTGACCATCATGGGCGAATCCGCGGGCGGCCGCTCGGTGGGCGGACTGCTGGCGCTGCCCGCGGCGCAGGGCCTTTTCCACAAGGCTATTTTGCAAAGCGGGGCCATCCAGTCCATCCGGGACCGGCACACGGCGTCGGTCTTGGCGCGTAAAACGCTAAAAGAGGGTTTTGGGCTGGAGAGTAAGGACGCAAGGCAGCTTTTGACCCTGCCGGCCGAGGCGATTATCGCCGGGCAGGCGCGGCTGGAGGGCGGGCTTTACCTGCCGCACACCTTCGGGCCGGTGATCGATGGGATCAATCTGAAAGAGCCGCCCCAGGAAACTATCGCCCGCGGGGCGCTTAAGGATATTCCGGTGCTGATCGGCTGCAACCGGGATGAGCTGCGCACCCCGGTGCAGCCGGATGACTTTACGCCGGCGTTTATCGACCATTGCCTGGCTAATTTTGGCCTTAACCGTCCGCATGTGGAGGCAGAATACCTAAAGCGGCTGGAAAGCATGGATGGGCCGGACGCCATGGCGGATATTATGACGACCTATGTTTATGGTAACCATACTCTGGCATTAGCTGCCCTTTTGGCAAAAGGGGGCAGCCCGGTATGGCTGTACCGATGGGATCACGACCAAAACAACGTACCCTTGGCCGCGCACTTTACCGAGATGCCCTACATTTTTGATTTTGATGAAAAGGAATATCACAAGGGCTTCCCCGATACGGCGCAAAATCATGCGCTGGCCAAGAGGATGAACGCGATCTGGAACAACTTTATCCTCAATGGCACGCCGCAGACATGTGGCATGCCCGATTGGCCGGCCTACCGTCAGGCGGGGCCAGGGGTGCGGATGCACCTGTGCGCACAGCCCTATGGCGAGGCGTTCGATCTTGCCCGGGATTTTGACCGAGAGATGCCCTATCAGGTGATCCGGCTTTGA